The Aspergillus fumigatus Af293 chromosome 7, whole genome shotgun sequence genome includes the window accctaaccctaaccctaaccctaaccctaaccctaaccctaaccctaaccctaaccctacaTATCCGACACCCGAGAGCGGTTGCGCTTCGCGCCCTGTCTCCCTCCCGCCCTCGATCCTATATACCTATTGGCGGTCATGCTTTGCCCcgactctccttctctcctcccccctATCGATtattctacctctctcctacccctccccctgccGGGACATATCTCCCATAGAGGTTAGGGCGTTTACCTTCTCCTACCCCCCTCTCCTAGCCTATGGATACCTGGTTTCTCAGATCTCTACCTACTAATAGTATCTAAAACCCTGCTTAGCACCGAGAATACTAGGTaaaaagggaacaagatattcacgtaagggaacaagatattcatgtaagggaacaagatattcacttacCAGTGCCGAGGCAATAGCCTACCACCATCCCCCACTACTAGCCACTAGCTCAGCCCTAGCCTAGATCTGATATCGAGCACTACCCCGGCTCCAACCGAGTCTACCCCTACAGTATCATCTATTAGTAGAATGACGCATTTCATACCGAAAACCTTAGTATCAAGCCACCCTGTCAGCTAGATCACCTAGTccaatattactaatataaatagaATACAAGAATAAGATATTCACTTACTAGTTCTAGGCCTTAATAGCCCTAAAACCTGACCCTCTTGACCTGACCTAGAATGTCACCTCAACACCAGGAAAACATCCTGAGGAGTGATGCCTATCGAGATGCCTTACTACCAAGCTATCTAATTAGAATAGAGAGTTAGTAAGTCAATCTAGACctgaatgaataaagaatCACTATAATACTCACCAAGATCTAATCAACTAGATCTAATACACTAGATCCACTAGTTTAGAGAGATAGgtgaatgaataaagaagaagaagaatatatatatattagggAGAGGTAGATAAAATGGaaagtgaatatatataagtcaatgtatatatataaagagacaaaagagatgatgacaggtgaatatatatatatatatatttaatgtGAGAGTAAAAGATAAGATGAAAGTGAATATTTTCGTCGATATACAGAAGGGAACTagaagggatatatattattcGATTTAGGTAACCATTTAGTTCGGCCTCGGGCCTAATTCTAGATCTAATCTATCGACCGGCCTGATCTGCCGGATCTGGATGCCTTACCTGCCTCCTATCTTCTCTCTAGCCAATCAAATCACTACATCTAGGTAGGtgaatgattgatttggaatcagaatcattaAATGCCTCATATCAATATGATTAGGCATGTGATTAGGCATGTGAATCATTGATTTGAAATCAAAATCATTAAAATGCCTCAGAGTGGTGTTACCCTGCCACCCTGCCACCTAGCCGGCATGCTTCCCAGCCACCTAGCTACCTAACCACCTATTTCTGCCTTACCCCTCACCTTTAGCCAATCAGATCACTAGATCGAGCCTGGTGATTGCCTGCTTGTGAATTAATCTAATCTTATGACTCACGACCATGGTATTAGGCTGCCCAAACCTAATCTATAGCCAATTAGGGTAGTAATATTCATTATGATGTGATCTAGCTACTAATCTAGACATGTGAATGATCTATGTTGAATTCTAGACCATTCTATTAGATATCActgctggctgctgaggTAACTTAGTGAAGATATACATATCTCTAtcattccctctctttcatctcatctctactactcaacaacccttcttctctattaaatcatatctattgaatcatcgtatctattaaatctatctaTTGAATCATATCGATTAaatcatcttatctatttttgctgcctaccggcctgaatattccttgattctctacTATATCGAGTCATTCTgcctaaatatatatatttcatatctactattcactatGGCTGCCCTCCTACCTCCATTCTTCACCWATTATAGTGAATATTTCTTACTTACCTGTTCGGCCTGCCTGACTGCCATTCACCCGACTAAAATATCTGACcacctgaatgctgagcacCCTGGAACTCATGTGACCCAGCAGGCCCTAGATTCTATTAGGGTTGCTGCCCTGACTACTAGTCATAATCAGATTATGACTGAACAGCCTATTCACCCGATTCCAACCCTGGCTAGCCCTAGGGAGCGGTTTCAATGCAAACTGTGCAAACTAGTTCGGCTTAGTCACCGAACCATGCGCAATCATATCCATGATATTCACCAGATCAATGGATATGGCCCTCAGGATGCTGAGATGGCATcatgcctcatccaggccctaGAAGGGACTAGCTATCTCTTTAGGGTAAACCCTCCAGCCACGATGCCTAATCAGGCATCCACTAGCACCCTGGCTAGCCGAAAACGAACTAGGGAACCCTCCCTGATTGGTTCAACCCCTGGACCTTCTATCCAGCGGTCTAGGGTCCATTCACCAGATCAGCctgggacatcaaccattcaccaATTATACCTGGCCTCGTTCCAGGCTCACCGCCAGAATCTTAAGGCATCTAGGGTTATCCAGGTGCTAGATGCCGCCCATGAGGCTAGCAGCTTTTTTAGCGAAAGTGGCTACCCCACCTTCCTTGATGGGAAagatgccggtgatctggAGAGATTATTCACTCTAGAAGATCTagaccaggcagccgatctATTTGCCATCATTCACCGCCTACTATCTCTgggtcagaatcagatgaaacaCACCACTACCCAATCACTAGCAGCTATCAACTCATTTAGTCAAGATCCAACGAATCAGATGTCACTACGGCCTCTTAGGGCTCTCCAGAACCCTACTAGTATGAGGGGTTATGCCCTAATCTTTCAGGCTTACCtagcctttctcctcaattCTTTCAGGCATCTAGCTGGGGGTGGCCCTAGCAGTTACCTAGGGCTCTATACCCTAAATGATCAGGAGAGGTATGATCTAGAAGCCTTAGAAGCCTTCCTTCTTCGGGCTTctaagcctgaggcatctatttcatctgattctgactccCCTGATTCAGATGATTCTGCTCATGCTAGCCCTTCTCAGcagatgcctgaggctgatccagatgatgatcgagattatgatctagattcagatgaggaagatgaggcccTGCCACAGGCCCCCCAGCTGCCCAATGAATCCCTAGATGAACAGCTAGTCCAGAAAGGGGTTAGTCTAATCATGAATCTCACCCTCCAATTGGCGAGGCGCCAGGTCATTCACCAGAGAGAGGTCCCACTATATGCCTTTTTAGCCTGCTTTAGCCGAAATTATTCACATGACTGTTTCAAAACCCTGTCTTTGATTGGTTATTCATATTCAGCTATTATCAAATCACAccaattcattctgcttcattggctgcacactgaaccattcaccataccagagaggcagccagaatctaTGGCTGTTTTCATCCGAAATTGGATGACCAATCACTTcactggccaatcagaatcaccTCTAGGTCATGTGTTAGTTCTGCGAATGCTAGCACTATACCTGATTCGGACTAGTGCCTCACTAGGCAGAATTCACCCTGTGGCCCCACACACATTGAAATATGGTCAGGTGACTATCTCTCAGGGCCACCTGAGGCACTTCCTAGCCCAGAGGGTCCAGCAGCtagccctagccctatcTAATGATCTATTTTTGGAATTCAGCGATTTTCGTGAGATTCAGCACACACTAGATCTTGATAGGGCtgcccagcatgaagatatTAGTCAGCAGGCTAATAGCTGGTCATTTCTGCAGGCCTACCTAGATCAGGGAGCACATGACGATCTACTCCAGAAGGTTctccctgattctgattggttcaTTCAGGTGGACGGCCCTAGTGGACCCACTCTGACGCTAGttagggctagggctaaGGCCTTTCTAGATTCTTCTAGTGCCTGGCTGAAGCAGCTACTAGCTATCTGTCATATGACTAGTGGTGCACCTGCTAGGGGTACCGAGATCAATCAGGTGATCTGGCAGAATACCCCTATCAACCCTAggaatctgtttctggatccagtGAGCAAGCTATTCCTAATTAGGCTAGCTTATTCTAAAACATTCAGTCATActggccaagagaaagaggcagtgAGGGCTTTGCCCCAGTCCCTTTCCTATTTAGTACTAGCCTATCTTGCCTATATCCGAccatttgaagaggcccTGCTTATTAAGCTGAATCAGAAGCTACCGGAGGCccattttcttctattctatgATCACCGGACCTGCAAACCCCTATCTTCTAAGGTTCTATCTAGAACCCTGAAGAATATGACATCAGAGAGCCTAGCTCAACCAATCAGCTTATCTCCCTGGCGCCATCTCATGCAGGGTTTCATTCGCCATGGTCTAGGCCTTCATGATCCACTAGCCGAATTAGGAAATGATGACCTAGATGATGAGGCCCTAGGGGCTGACCAGATGCACCATTCTAGGGAGACTGGCCTGAGAATCTATGGCAGAGTGATTGCGAGCTTCCAGGGGGTTAGGGCTGACAATGAGGGTCTGCTAGATCACATGCTCAAAGAGTTTatgcaagatgatcaggTGACCTTTAGAAGCCCTGAGCAGCGCCAGGCTTTTCATCGTATTATGAAACAGGTGCCCTATCTATTTTTAGTGCTTcctactgctgctggcaaaACCACACTATTCCTTTTTGGGGCTAGTCTAGCCACTAGTCAGgttactatagtaatagtgcCATTGATTTCCCTAAAGCTAGACCTCTCTAGGAAAGCTGCTGCCTTAGGCCTTCAGCCTACTATCTGGGAACCTGGTCAGGTCATGCCGCTAGCCAGTTCTAGGGTGATCTTAGTGCAAATTGAACATCTAGATCACCCTAGGTTCAATGAGCTAGCAGATGAGCTGATTACCCAAAAGAGACTAGCACGAATTATTTGGGATGAATGTCACCTGATTCCACTAGCTAAAAGCTATCGGCCAATTATGTTGCGTGCCTGGCATGCCCTAGCCCTACCTGTGCCTATGGTATTCAGCTCAGCTACCTTgcctcaccacctccaggcTGAGCTCGTTGATATGATGAAGCTAGGGTCCCTGCCTGAGGTTCCAATAGTTAGGGCTGACCTAACCCTACCAAATATGGCATatatggttgagaaggtcccTGACCGCCTGCCTGAATCAGAATATGCCCCCTATCTCCGGCAGTTCATCAAGACCTTTGAGATGAAACATGGCCCATTTAGGTCTAGTACTactgctcaggctagtgctcaggctagtgctcaggctagtgctaGTGCTAGGACTAGGGCTAAtgtgatcatcttctgccgaacaAAGCGGCTAGTGGATGCCTTATCTGATCAAATGGATCCtgaggcagccaaattccATTCTGATCTATCTGACCAGGCTAAGCTAGATCAGCTAGATCGATTTCAATCTAGCAGATATATCTTAGTGGCTACTGGGGCCATTGGGGCAGGGTTTGATTTCCATGACATTGACTTAGTCATCCATTTTCTGCCTGGTGAATATGAGATGACGAGTTTTATGCAAGAATCTGGTCGCGCAGGCAGGTCACCTGACCAGCCTGGATGGTCATATTGCCTAGTGAGGgcataccagctgcaggctaGGCCTaatcagaaagggaaagcccTAGAGGTCtccaccttcctagattatcTAGGGGAGCAGGTCTGCCGGCGGCGTACCATATCTAGGGTGTTTGATTCTAGGGCTATTGAGTCATGTGACCCTGGCTGGGCCCTCTGTGATCTATGTGATCATAGGCAATCCAGGCTAGGCCTAGTTAGGCAGGCGGTTAGGCAGGAACAAGGGcagaatctcattcagaTGAATATCTTTGCCTGGGCGGTGAGGTTTTGGCATGAGAGATCCTGCCTGATCTGCTTTATCTCAGGtaagctatctatcttatctattaaatctattGATCTATTGATTCTATTAATCTATTGATTCTATACTAACTAATGATCTAGAAGATGAACACCTCACTGATAAGGCAGCAAGAATGAGGTCATGTGCCCATGGCACTAGTGAATGCTCGCAgagggaagaatatcaggatcaGGCAGGCAGGCTAAGGCATCGATAtgggcagcctcaggcagatacctgctgctggaggtgtcttctccctacTAGGGTTTGCAAGGGAGCCCTAGCTCAGGCAGATATCACTAGGTGTTTTGACCCTAGTCTGATTATTGTGTTCTGGCTAGTAGTTAGGGACTATAGGGGGGACCttatggatgacctggatgcCTGCCTAGACCCTGCTTTACTGCCTCgggcagagaaagaagagaatattctcttaaAGAGATGGGAGCTAGATACAGAGATGGTGCTAGGGGCC containing:
- a CDS encoding DEAD/DEAH box helicase, with translation MHHSRETGLRIYGRVPYLFLVLPTAAGKTTLFLFGASLATSQVTIVIVPLISLKLDLSRKAAALGLQPTIWEPGQVMPLASSRVILVQIEHLDHPRFNELADELITQKRLARIIWDECHLIPLAKSYRPIMLRAWHALALPVPMVFSSATLPHHLQAELKVPDRLPESEYAPYLRQFIKTFEMKHGPFRSSTTAQASAQASAQASASARTRANVIIFCRTKRLVDALSDQMDPEAAKFHSDLSDQAKLDQLDRFQSSRYILVATGAIGAGFDFHDIDLVIHFLPGEYEMTSFMQESGRAGRSPDQPGWSYCLVRAYQLQARPNQKGKALEVSTFLDYLGEQVCRRRTISRVFDSRAIESCDPGWALCDLCDHRQSRLGLAPLAAKSPSLAISNHPT